In Tursiops truncatus isolate mTurTru1 chromosome 19, mTurTru1.mat.Y, whole genome shotgun sequence, a genomic segment contains:
- the LOC117309164 gene encoding kallikrein-1: MCFPVLCLALSLAGTGAVPLIQSRIIGGHECRKHSQPWQVALYRFSSFQCGGVLVDPQWVLTAAHCRSDNYQLWLGRHNLFEDEDTAQFAHVSKDFPHPDFNLSLLKNDTLPTGEDYSHDLMLLRLEGPVQITEDVQVLELPTKEPQLESTCYASGWGSIEPAKFIYPDDLQCVDLTVLPNEVCASAHSEKVTEFMLCAGHLEGGKDTCVGDSGGPLICEGMFQGITSWGHIPCGAPNKPSIYTKVILYVDWIKKTMADNP; this comes from the exons ATGTGCTTCCCGGTTCTGTGCCTTGCCCTGTCCCTGGCAGGGACTG GCGCTGTGCCCCTTATCCAGTCCCGGATCATAGGAGGCCATGAGTGTAGGAAGCATTCCCAGCCCTGGCAGGTGGCTCTGTACCGCTTCAGCAGCTTCCAGTGTGGAGGCGTCCTGGTGGACCCCCAGTGGGTGCTCACAGCTGCTCACTGCAGGAGCGA CAATTACCAGCTCTGGCTGGGTCGCCACAACCTGTTTGAGGACGAAGACACAGCCCAGTTTGCCCATGTCAGTAAGGACTTTCCACACCCCGATTTCAACCTGAGCCTCCTGAAGAACGACACCCTCCCCACAGGGGAGGACTACAGCCATGACCTCATGCTGCTCCGCCTGGAGGGGCCCGTCCAGATCACAGAGGATGTGCAGGTCCTGGAGCTGCCCACCAAGGAACCCCAACTGGAGAGCACCTGCTATGCCTCTGGCTGGGGCAGCATCGAACCAGCTAAGT TCATTTACCCAGATGATCTCCAGTGTGTGGACCTTACTGTCCTGCCCAATGAGGTGTGTGCCAGTGCCCACTCCGAGAAGGTGACAGAGTTCATGCTGTGTGCTGGACACCTGGAGGGCGGCAAGGACACCTGCGTG GGTGACTCAGGGGGCCCGCTGATCTGCGAGGGTATGTTTCAGGGAATCACGTCATGGGGCCACATCCCGTGCGGTGCCCCCAATAAGCCCTCCATCTACACCAAAGTGATTTTGTATGTGGATTGGATCAAGAAGACCATGGCTGACAACCCCTGA
- the KLK4 gene encoding kallikrein-4 has product MMEAHLSIQHPEYNRPSFANDLMLIKLEELVPQSDTIQNIGVASQCPTAGDSCLVSGWGRLKNGRLPKVLQCVNISVVSEEICSELYAPVYHPSMFCAGGGQDQKDSCHGDSGGPLVCNGSLQGLVSFGQSPCGQPNVPGVYTNLCKFTDWIQKTIQAS; this is encoded by the exons ATGATGGAGGCTCACCTCTCCATCCAGCACCCAGAGTACAACAGACCATCTTTTGCCAACGACCTCATGCTCATCAAGTTGGAAGAATTGGTGCCCCAGTCTGACACCATCCAAAACATCGGCGTCGCCTCACAGTGCCCGACCGCTGGGGATTCTTGCCTCGTTTCCGGCTGGGGTCGGCTAAAGAATG GCAGACTGCCCAAAGTGCTCCAATGCGTGAATATCTCAGTGGTGTCGGAGGAGATCTGCAGTGAACTCTATGCCCCTGTGTACCACCCCAGCATGTTCTGCGCTGGCGGAGGCCAGGACCAAAAGGACTCCTGCCAT GGTGACTCTGGGGGCCCCCTGGTCTGCAACGGGTCCCTGCAGGGCCTTGTGTCCTTTGGACAATCCCCCTGTGGCCAGCCCAACGTGCCAGGCGTCTACACCAACCTTTGCAAGTTCACAGACTGGATACAGAAAACCATCCAGGCCAGTTAA